AGTCGCTTCGGTGCTGATTGGCCTCGGTGATGGGTATGCGGACCCACCAGGCTTCGACACGCTTTATCTTCATCATGAACCTCGGCCCTCTCGCGATGGCGCGAGAGGGCTCCAAGAGTGACCCAGGCCCTACTTGATGAGCGGCAGCAGCGTTTCGGCCGTGATGCGCATCTGGTCGGTGTAGAATTTTTCGGTGAGCACGCTGGATCCGTGATCCTGGATGAACTTCAGCTGCTCCGGGGAAATGTCGACCGGATTGCGCTCCACCATCTCTGGATAGCGCGCGGCCGGCGTGCGATCGACCGGCGCGACGAACTCGTTGGTCAGCGCGCCGTCATAGCCGATGTCCTTGAGGGTTTTTACGATGGCTTTCCAGTCGATGGTGCCGAGGCCCGCCGCGAAACGGTTGTTGTCGGCCACATGGAAGTCGAAGAGCCGCTTGCCGGCCTTGCGGATCGCCTCGTGGACGTCGAACTCCTCCATATGCAGGTGATAGGCGTCGAGGCAGACGCCGCATTCCGGGCTCACCGCGTCGGCCAGCGCCAAGGCCTGCTCGCCGCGGTTGAACAGGTAGGTCTCGAAGCGGTTCAAGGGCTCCACTGCGATCTTCACGCCGACCTTCTTGGCGTGGCCGAAGCATTCACGCGTGGCGTCGACGACCCATTTCCACTCTTCTTCCTCGGTTCCGTCGGGGACGACCTTGCCGACGGTGGCCGGCACCAGCGTGATGATCTCGCCGTCCAGCTCGCTCACCATCGTCAGCACGTCCTTGACGTACTGGACCGAGCGCTCGCGCTGGCCCTGGTCCTTTGCGGCGAGATTGCGCTCGCCGAGCATCAGCGTCACCGCGCCCCAGCAGCGAATGCCGTGCTCCTTCAGCAGCGCGCGCGTCTCCTTGGGCTTGTACTGCTCGGGCTCCCCCGAAATCTCGATCGACTCGTAGCCGAATTTCTTGATGCGCTTGAGCGTGGTTTCCAAGGGCTCCGCACGCATCCAGTTGTGCGTCGAAAGATGCATAATTCGTCCTCCTCGCGTTCGCTTGATCCTCGCTCCGTCGCTCTGGAGGAGGCCTCCTCCCCAATGGTGGAACACGAACTGGTTCGACCAATTGGGCTCGTTCCGACTTCTAACGGATTTCCACAATGGTCGCAAGCAGGTGAGAAGCGATGCAGGAGCAGATAGCTATATGCCTGAAATCAAAGATAAAAATCATGCAGCTATCAGCGGGTCGCTCAGGTGGCGGCCTCGCCGGAGCCCTTGACGTTTCCAATGTTCTTGGTCATACCAGAAAAAGCGGCTGCGGGACTGAGCTTGAGCGGGTGAAGGACAGTCCGGCATCTTCGGTGATCAACGGCGGTCGGTGGCGGGGCGATCATCAACCTACACACGTCCAGGGCCAGGCCATCGTGCATCCATCGATTGTCGTGCGGCGGTCTTGGCGATATGTAATCGATTGCGCGGGCGCTCGGCGGCCGTCGGAGGAGGAGCTTCATGGCAACCACAATCAAGGGGCCGGCGGTTTTCCTGGCCCAGTTCGCCGGTGACGCGGCGCCGTTCAACTCACTGCCCTCCATCGCCAAATGGGCGGCCGGGCTGGGCTACAAGGGCATCCAGATCCCGACCTGGGATGGCAGGCTGTTCGACCTCAAGAAGGCGGCAAGCTCCAAGACCTACTGCGACGAGGTGAAGGGGATCTGCGCTGACGCCGGCGTCGAGATCACCGAACTGTCCACCCACCTGCAGGGCCAGCTCGTGGCCGTGCATCCGGCCTACGATGCGCAGTTCGATGGGTTCGCGCCGGCGGAGGTCCACAACAATCCCAAGGCGCGCCAGAAATGGGCGGTCGAGCAGATGAAGCTCAGCGCCAAGGCGTCGAAGAATCTCGGGCTGAAGGCGTCGGTGACGTTCAGCGGGGCGCTGGCCTTTCCCTATCTGTATCCTTGGCCGCAACGGCCTGCGGGCCTGATCGAGGAGGCATTCGCAGAGCTTGGCAAGCGCTGGAAGCCGATCCTGGACGCCTATGATGACGCCGGCGTCGATGTCGGCTACGAAATCCATCCGGGCGAGGACGTTTTCGACGGCGCCACCTTCGAGATGTTCCTGGACGCTGTCGGCGGCCATCCGCGCTGCGCGATCAACTACGATCCGTCGCATTTCCTGCTGCAGCAGCTCGACTATCTCGCCTTCATCGACATCTACCACGAGCGCATAAAGGCCTTTCACGTGAAGGACGCCGAGTTCAACCCGGATGGCAGGCAGGGCGTCTATTCCGGCTACCAGGGCTGGGTGAACCGGGCAGGGCGGTTCCGCTCGCTGGGCGACGGCCAGGTCGATTTCGGCGGCATCTTCTCGAAGCTCTCCGCCTACGGCTACGACAGCTGGGCCGTGCTGGAATGGGAGTGCTGCCTGAAGCATCCGGAGGATGGGGCCGCCGAAGGCGCCCCCTTCATCCAGCATCACATCATCCGTGTTACCGAGAAGGCGTTCGACGATTTCGCCGGCGGGACAACGGACAAGAAGATGCTGCGGGCGATGATGGGAATAGGATGAGTGAATGGCGAGTGGTGAGCGGCGCAACTTGATTGCCGCCAGGTGCCAGCTTCGGCGCCCGAACCACAGCGTATTTTTTACTCGCTACTCACTATTCGCTACTCGCTATCGGTTGGAGAAACAAAATGGTCAGCGGCAGGCAGGTTGAATCCGGGAGCGGGCCGATCCGCTACGGCATGGTAGGCGGCGGGCAGGGCGCCTTCATCGGCGGGGTACACCGTATCGCCGCCCGGATGGACGGCGAGTTCCAGCTGGTTGCGGGCGCATTGTCGTCCAGCCCCGAAAAGGCGAAGGCTTCGGCCGCCGAACTCGGCCTCGATTCCGAACGCAGCTACGGGTCCTTCCAGGAAATGGCGAAGGCGGAGGCGAAACGCCCCGACGGGATCGAGGCGGTCGCCATCGTGACGCCGAACCACATGCACTATCCGGCCGCCAGGGCGTTCCTGGAGGCAGGCATCCACGTCATCTGCGACAAGCCGCTGACCTCAAATCTCGCTGACGCGAAGAAGCTTGCCGCCCTTGCCGAGAAGTCCGGCAAAGTGTTCGTTCTGACGCACAACTACACTGGCTATCCGATGGTCCGCCAGGCGCGCGAGATGGTTTTCAAGGGCCAGCTCGGCGATATCCGCGTCGTTCAGGCCGAATACCCGCAGGACTGGTTGACCGAACCCATCGAGCAGTCGGGCCAGAAGCAGGCGTCATGGCGGACGGATCCGAAGCAGTCCGGCGTTGGCGGGTCGACCGGCGACATCGGCACGCATGCCTACAACCTCGCGCGCTTCGTCACCGGACTGGAACTCGACAGCCTTTCGGCCGACCTCGATTCGTTCGTGGCTGGCCGACTGCTGGACGACAACGCTCACGTGATGCTGCGCTTCAAGTCGAAGAAGAACGAGCCGCCGGCCAAGGGCATGATTTGGGCTAGCCAGGTGGCGCCCGGACATGAGAACGGCCTGAAGCTGCGCGTCTACGGGACGAAGGGGGGCATCGAGTGGGTGCAGGCGGATCCGAACTATCTCTGGTTCACGCCGTTCGGCCAGCCCAAGCAACTGATCACCCGGGCCGGCGCCGGGGCAGGCGCAGCGGCGTCTCGGGTGACCCGCGTGCCGTCCGGCCATCCCGAGGGCTATCTGGAAGGCTTTGCCAACATCTACCAGGAAGCGGCGCGCGCCATACGTGCCGCCCGCAGGAAAGTCCCAAAGCCGCCGAAGGACGTGCTTTTTCCGACTGTCCAGGATGGTGTGGAAGGCGTCGCCTTCGTCGAGGCCTGCGTACGGTCCTCGAAGAAGAACGCGGCCTGGACGAAGCTTTAGCCAGTCTGCCGACGCCCTGCCGCGAAGGCGGCCGGGCGCGCGCTTGTGCACGACTGGAGCACTCCCTTTGCGCCCTGTACTATTTGGCAATAATTAGCGGGCGTAACGATGGATATCCTGCTGCCCGGCGGTTTCGGCGCGCCGGAGACCGAATCATATGAACGCGCAAGGCGAGCTTGTCCGCTTCCTGATCATTGATGATCACCCGCTGTTTCGCGAGGCGCTGCACAGCGCGATCCAGCTGGCCTATCCCGAGGTCGAGACGGTCGAAGCCCGCACCATCGCCGAGGCCAACGAGCTACTCAGCGCAGGAAAACCATTCGACCTTGCGCTGCTCGACCTGAACATGCCCGATGTCAGCGGCTTCGAGGGTCTTCTGCAGCTGCGCACCCGCCATCCCCGGTTGCCGATCGTGGTGGTGTCGGGCCACGAAGATCCGCGCATCATCAGCGAGACGCTTTCCTACGGCGCCGCAGGCTTTATCCCGAAATCCTCCCGCAAGAGCGACCTTGCCGCCGCGATCCGAGCCGTGATGGAAGGCCAGGTCCATGTGCCCGAAGGCTATGAGGGGAAGCCGCCGGATGCAGACAGCGCCGACCGCGTCGAGATGGTCAGCCGACTCGCCAAGCTCACGCCGCAGCAGCTGCGCGTGCTCCAGATGTTGCGCCAGGGACTGCTCAACAAGCAGATCGCCTACGAGCTGCAGGTCGGCGAAACAACCGTCAAGGCGCACGTGTCGGAGATACTCCGCAAGCTCAACGTCTACAGCCGGACGCAGGCGGTCATCGAGGTGTCGAAGCTCGACAATGCCGATCTGTTCCGCGATCCGACGGGGCTTTGAGCCTGTCCGCGAGCGACGGGCCGTTCCGTTGCCGGCGCAGGTCTGATCCCGCCTCTTCGAATTTACCTCCATGCGAATCCCGATGCGGGGTTAACCCTGGCCGTCGATCTGCCGTAGCGGCAATCTTTAGTTAACCTTGCGCCGCGGCAGGGCAACGAATGCCGTCCGACGAGAGGAATGCAGCTTGACGCTCGGAACAAAATAAGAACATAATAAAAACAGATGCAAAACACGGAGGGTTTTCACATGCAGAACCTCGTTCAGGATGTCCTCTCCATGCTGTGCATGGGCGCGTTCCTCGTGTCGATGGCGGTGTGGATCGGAGCTCTTTGACGCTCGCCGGATAAGCTCAGGCGACATCGCTCGGCGTCGCCGGGCGATCGGCGATGGCCACGTCGCCGAACACCTCGGCGAACGCGCGCCGCAGCGCGACGTCGAGGTCGGTCAGGGTGACCGGCAGCCCGAGGTCGACGAGACTGGTGACGCCGTGCTCGGTGACCCCGCATGGCACAATCCCATCAAAATGGGTGAGGTCGGGATCGACGTTGATGGCGATGCCGTGGAAGCTTACCCAGCGCCGCAGGCGGATGCCGATGGCCGCGATCTTGTCCTCGGCAGGCCGATCGTCCGGCTGCGTCGCGCGGTCGGGCCGCACCACCCAGACGCCGACGCGGTCTTCGCGCCGTTCGCCGCGAACGTTGAAAGCAGCCAGGGTCGCAATGATCCAGGCCTCGAGCGCGGCGACGAAGGCGCGCACATCCTCGCGGCGGCGCTTCAGGTCGAGCATGACATAGGCCACGCGCTGGCCGGGGCCGTGGTAGGTGTATTCGCCGCCACGGCCGGAAGCGAAGACGGGAAAGCGGTCCGGATCGACGAGGTCGGCGGCGTTGGCGCTGGTCCCCGCCGTATAGAGGGGCGGATGCTCGACCAGCCAGACGAGCTCGTCCTCGACGCCGTCGCGAATCGCGGCGGCGCGCGCCTCCATGAAGGCGACCGCCTCCGTATAGCCGGTGAGACCGGGTTCGATTCTCCATTCGACCGGACGTGAACCGGCAGTCGGAAGGAACGTGGTGCTGATTTCGTCGCGAAGCGTCATAGCGGACCTTTGCGGCACATATAGGCGTCCGATGCATGCGGGGTCCAGAGCTCGGGCCCACCGGAGGTCCAGGGCGCAGAAAGGCAGCGTCCAAGGCAGGCGGGAGGCAGCTTCGGCGCGGCGGCCGGATAGATCCGTCTGTCCGATGCGCGAAGGGGACATCGCTGCCCTCGCGGTCGCCGCGTGCCTGGCGAATCAGGTGGCAAGCCGCGGCCAGCGCAAAGGAGGGGCTCGTTGCGGTGGCCGGTGCAGGCGATTGCTATCGACGGCGCTGTTTTCCCCGGCGCGGGACGAATCGTTGAGACGATCGACCGGGATTTTCAGCCGGCTGCAATCTGTGGTGCGTCGATCGTCCCGGCCTCGCCACCACGGGACACCGAAGGAGCGGGGGAGAAGCGGCAAGTTGTCGCCGCCATGCGGGCCGGACGCCGGAGAAACCCAGCCCAAGCCCAGCAGATCCACGCTTCTGTAGTTCCGTGCCGGG
This portion of the Mesorhizobium shangrilense genome encodes:
- a CDS encoding sugar phosphate isomerase/epimerase family protein, translated to MHLSTHNWMRAEPLETTLKRIKKFGYESIEISGEPEQYKPKETRALLKEHGIRCWGAVTLMLGERNLAAKDQGQRERSVQYVKDVLTMVSELDGEIITLVPATVGKVVPDGTEEEEWKWVVDATRECFGHAKKVGVKIAVEPLNRFETYLFNRGEQALALADAVSPECGVCLDAYHLHMEEFDVHEAIRKAGKRLFDFHVADNNRFAAGLGTIDWKAIVKTLKDIGYDGALTNEFVAPVDRTPAARYPEMVERNPVDISPEQLKFIQDHGSSVLTEKFYTDQMRITAETLLPLIK
- a CDS encoding sugar phosphate isomerase/epimerase family protein, encoding MATTIKGPAVFLAQFAGDAAPFNSLPSIAKWAAGLGYKGIQIPTWDGRLFDLKKAASSKTYCDEVKGICADAGVEITELSTHLQGQLVAVHPAYDAQFDGFAPAEVHNNPKARQKWAVEQMKLSAKASKNLGLKASVTFSGALAFPYLYPWPQRPAGLIEEAFAELGKRWKPILDAYDDAGVDVGYEIHPGEDVFDGATFEMFLDAVGGHPRCAINYDPSHFLLQQLDYLAFIDIYHERIKAFHVKDAEFNPDGRQGVYSGYQGWVNRAGRFRSLGDGQVDFGGIFSKLSAYGYDSWAVLEWECCLKHPEDGAAEGAPFIQHHIIRVTEKAFDDFAGGTTDKKMLRAMMGIG
- a CDS encoding Gfo/Idh/MocA family protein, which codes for MVSGRQVESGSGPIRYGMVGGGQGAFIGGVHRIAARMDGEFQLVAGALSSSPEKAKASAAELGLDSERSYGSFQEMAKAEAKRPDGIEAVAIVTPNHMHYPAARAFLEAGIHVICDKPLTSNLADAKKLAALAEKSGKVFVLTHNYTGYPMVRQAREMVFKGQLGDIRVVQAEYPQDWLTEPIEQSGQKQASWRTDPKQSGVGGSTGDIGTHAYNLARFVTGLELDSLSADLDSFVAGRLLDDNAHVMLRFKSKKNEPPAKGMIWASQVAPGHENGLKLRVYGTKGGIEWVQADPNYLWFTPFGQPKQLITRAGAGAGAAASRVTRVPSGHPEGYLEGFANIYQEAARAIRAARRKVPKPPKDVLFPTVQDGVEGVAFVEACVRSSKKNAAWTKL
- a CDS encoding response regulator transcription factor; this translates as MNAQGELVRFLIIDDHPLFREALHSAIQLAYPEVETVEARTIAEANELLSAGKPFDLALLDLNMPDVSGFEGLLQLRTRHPRLPIVVVSGHEDPRIISETLSYGAAGFIPKSSRKSDLAAAIRAVMEGQVHVPEGYEGKPPDADSADRVEMVSRLAKLTPQQLRVLQMLRQGLLNKQIAYELQVGETTVKAHVSEILRKLNVYSRTQAVIEVSKLDNADLFRDPTGL
- the lipB gene encoding lipoyl(octanoyl) transferase LipB, encoding MTLRDEISTTFLPTAGSRPVEWRIEPGLTGYTEAVAFMEARAAAIRDGVEDELVWLVEHPPLYTAGTSANAADLVDPDRFPVFASGRGGEYTYHGPGQRVAYVMLDLKRRREDVRAFVAALEAWIIATLAAFNVRGERREDRVGVWVVRPDRATQPDDRPAEDKIAAIGIRLRRWVSFHGIAINVDPDLTHFDGIVPCGVTEHGVTSLVDLGLPVTLTDLDVALRRAFAEVFGDVAIADRPATPSDVA